The Prevotella sp. E9-3 genome has a window encoding:
- a CDS encoding tetratricopeptide repeat protein — MGKIKYEKDSNERLQRCRSVGHDPDFSSCTSKEEKIAQAIELIKQEKVAEAVAIYQELEDVQDTILLNRLGDVYADGKGIEQDSVKALTFYDKSANLGNPYAMVEIGLAYEYAKGGYKKDTKEAFKWIKKSANQGNELANRWLRSVWID; from the coding sequence TTGGGGAAGATAAAATATGAAAAAGATAGTAATGAGCGTTTGCAGCGTTGCCGCTCTGTTGGGCATGATCCTGACTTTTCAAGCTGTACGAGTAAGGAAGAGAAGATAGCTCAGGCTATCGAGTTGATTAAACAAGAGAAAGTGGCTGAGGCTGTCGCCATCTATCAGGAGTTGGAAGATGTGCAGGATACTATCTTGCTCAATCGACTGGGTGATGTCTATGCTGATGGTAAAGGCATAGAACAAGATTCAGTTAAAGCCCTCACGTTTTATGATAAATCAGCTAATCTTGGTAACCCCTATGCGATGGTAGAGATAGGATTAGCATACGAATATGCTAAAGGAGGTTATAAAAAAGATACTAAAGAGGCCTTCAAATGGATAAAAAAGTCTGCCAACCAAGGCAATGAACTAGCTAATCGGTGGTTGAGGTCTGTGTGGATAGATTAA